A stretch of the uncultured Desulfobacter sp. genome encodes the following:
- a CDS encoding ATP-binding protein: protein MNKLKQNRQWLKRAIFLNMTFFPMIPFIIALGISFYFFSSALDKSTQASLERILTDHRKMIESFLLERKSDLELITRAYTFEDIMADKAITTICQSLQKRSPAFVDLGLFDEAGNHLKYSGSFALAGKSYTQEPWFQKTMLRGFYISDIFLGYRNIPHFVVAVRKTENNRTWVLRATIDTVFFDSMVSGVRIGKTGEAYILNNEGVAQTARRSGDIALLDRDPAFGWMNEQFSSSQQTFQLSPKGQPFIYAVSKLANKSWYLVVRQEKQDAYKALYSAILICVIIAILGLAALVVLAYFTSETICRRMDRLDEEKEQLGSQLIRAVQLAEIGEMAAGFAHEINNPLQIIKSEYALIKILMEELYPGKEDKDNSPDPKTLNDIRESVDQIHKQVERCHEITSAILKFGRKKEVKHTTLDPGTVIPEILKLVENSARTSGVEITTRIEEKIPNFMGDPGRFQQVMLNLVNNAIHAVTSQHGANGGKIEINAAQTRDDEGRAMVDIQVKDNGCGIAPEHMDKIFSPFFTTKAVGRGTGLGLSVCFGIIESFGGTMSVDSRLNEGTVFSIQLPAHENQPS, encoded by the coding sequence TTGAACAAATTAAAACAGAACAGACAGTGGCTGAAAAGAGCAATTTTTCTTAATATGACTTTTTTCCCCATGATCCCTTTTATTATTGCTTTGGGGATCAGCTTCTATTTCTTTTCTTCCGCCCTGGATAAATCCACCCAGGCCAGCCTTGAAAGAATTTTGACCGACCACCGCAAAATGATTGAATCCTTCCTGCTTGAAAGAAAATCCGATCTTGAACTGATCACACGGGCATACACATTTGAAGACATCATGGCCGACAAGGCCATCACCACCATCTGCCAGAGCCTTCAAAAGCGGTCTCCCGCCTTTGTTGATTTAGGGCTGTTTGACGAAGCGGGCAATCATTTAAAATACTCCGGATCATTTGCCCTGGCAGGGAAAAGTTATACCCAGGAACCCTGGTTCCAAAAAACCATGCTCCGGGGTTTTTACATCAGTGATATTTTCCTCGGGTATCGCAATATCCCCCATTTTGTTGTGGCTGTGCGTAAAACTGAAAACAACCGAACCTGGGTGCTGCGCGCCACCATTGACACCGTGTTTTTTGATTCCATGGTATCCGGAGTGCGCATTGGCAAAACAGGTGAAGCATACATTTTAAATAACGAGGGAGTTGCCCAGACCGCACGACGTTCCGGGGATATCGCCCTTCTTGATAGAGATCCGGCCTTTGGGTGGATGAATGAGCAGTTTTCCTCCAGCCAGCAAACCTTCCAGCTTTCACCCAAAGGCCAACCCTTTATATATGCAGTATCCAAACTGGCCAATAAATCCTGGTATCTGGTGGTTCGCCAGGAGAAACAAGATGCCTACAAAGCGCTTTACTCTGCGATCTTGATCTGTGTAATCATCGCCATTTTAGGCTTGGCAGCCCTGGTGGTCCTGGCCTATTTCACCTCCGAGACCATCTGTCGGCGCATGGACCGTCTGGACGAAGAAAAAGAACAGCTGGGCAGCCAGTTGATCCGGGCCGTGCAACTGGCGGAAATCGGAGAAATGGCCGCCGGCTTTGCCCATGAAATCAACAATCCCTTACAGATCATCAAAAGTGAATATGCCCTAATTAAAATCCTTATGGAAGAACTGTACCCGGGCAAAGAGGATAAGGATAATTCTCCCGATCCCAAGACCCTCAATGATATCCGGGAAAGTGTGGACCAGATTCACAAACAGGTGGAACGTTGCCATGAGATTACCTCCGCCATCTTAAAGTTTGGTAGAAAAAAAGAGGTCAAGCACACCACCCTGGACCCGGGTACAGTTATTCCTGAAATTCTCAAGCTGGTTGAAAACTCCGCACGTACCAGTGGCGTAGAGATCACCACCCGGATTGAAGAAAAAATACCCAATTTCATGGGCGACCCAGGACGATTCCAGCAGGTCATGCTCAATTTAGTCAATAACGCCATACATGCCGTTACCAGCCAACATGGCGCCAACGGCGGCAAAATTGAGATCAATGCAGCCCAGACCCGGGACGATGAAGGCCGGGCCATGGTTGACATTCAGGTTAAAGACAATGGGTGCGGCATCGCGCCTGAACACATGGATAAAATTTTTTCACCCTTTTTTACAACAAAAGCCGTTGGCAGAGGAACCGGCCTAGGACTTTCGGTATGTTTCGGCATCATCGAAAGCTTTGGCGGCACCATGTCCGTGGACAGCCGTCTCAACGAAGGCACCGTGTTTTCCATCCAGCTTCCGGCGCATGAAAACCAACCGTCTTAA
- a CDS encoding TrmO family methyltransferase: MESKKDKTGHCSECSSACNRENLFIIDDRLVCRKCLFGDASAVTIYPIGIVKNNFERDETPFGRKGTGTVSEIELLPSQKRFMSGLEQEPEITIVYYLHKARSVRTCFKRGLDGKQVGVFASRTPDRLSRIGIQDVKLLDIKGTTLFVEGLDAVNGTPVLDIKLKI; the protein is encoded by the coding sequence GTGGAATCTAAAAAAGATAAGACAGGCCACTGTTCTGAGTGCAGTTCTGCCTGCAACCGTGAAAACCTATTCATTATCGACGACCGGCTGGTGTGCCGGAAATGTCTTTTTGGAGATGCTTCAGCTGTCACTATTTACCCTATTGGCATTGTAAAGAACAATTTTGAAAGGGATGAAACACCATTTGGAAGAAAAGGGACCGGCACGGTTTCTGAAATTGAGCTGTTACCTTCCCAAAAGCGATTTATGTCCGGACTTGAACAGGAACCTGAAATCACAATCGTTTACTACCTGCATAAAGCCCGTTCAGTCAGGACATGCTTTAAGCGGGGGCTTGACGGCAAACAGGTCGGCGTATTTGCCTCCCGGACCCCGGACAGGCTCTCAAGGATCGGGATACAGGATGTAAAACTCCTGGATATCAAGGGCACTACATTGTTTGTTGAAGGACTGGATGCCGTCAACGGGACGCCGGTGCTGGATATAAAATTAAAAATTTGA
- a CDS encoding AAA family ATPase has translation MAKRHTKEKKYIALPEEAIHKIESMVETWTYDTKAFVRSRLNQYRPPNPLTSLLKTLFFLIFFMKRKKKRMNVLNNPQILIDWKKRFLYSGETNPAASWNKIIDKELTKAEYHYLIAVLDRELTDLHVPMELEKIFEKIYRVHIRKEHLEDPDVPKAPIMLIEGTSGSGKSATAREALEKVVFRNEVIPTVDWRKKRDEILGKYGLFTQLEDVDPEFAMQIAKKKKTDFYLRLAKLPVLKQIFRKRIMHNLTDFEDLGIVVDMSVITPNDYQTALSGEPGNYFKRAMGHPKVTSIRHIEEAHSAFGKSGSESGSGGGGAEKQQRTLIDTSNIVLDEIIDGRRDCFIIATTDQSHRFDSAIYRRFIEKGVIIDISKYWMNRENLKKIITLEIRRYQIPTKFNPESEQLDDAADKIYAIFRERSLKITPAYVRKLIESITSIQGDFILEFLDDAVLIRKAFQLVAKNVYGELYDKVVDKMDRNLNWEKYVGDIKDKFSEMANNCFHYGVSEDKGVVLTGPPGSGKTYLVRTWLSSNRKVHDIATSPSALQDPSSPVHGAVSNLEKVYDIAKMIAPTVIFFDEGDALAPRRSGTGGHPSDALTNKFLNIIDGEIPLNKVFTVLTTNRLDILDPALIRSKRLKTLDISGHMRQKDVFEIIKKQFENVPHPRKFGVEKIIETAQGICNTPADYTSFTEKAIALCTTEFKVLLKLRDLKSSTQDEKYNFVKLNFKTVIGILDALKAPPLIKSKIKTDLKNFVEHYDKILENVDHITREEEYPIVVTHLESARREISQSPVRKGTIQLNEFLETELSQEPQVGFIIGVGANDMTGMLLPIATSLTGRVENTPIIVTGAVATPSAETSQLDMAVKMTNQSAQEALTMVKNYIQGLSPDISIPWLFGDFLQRYSIHHQLLSASYNVGGPSAGYALALNTLSVLLQIPLCIDFGITGAPWTKGVKKDQIGGSVIIGGHRKKTEKVLLYLRRMYMPLQNYQDLEPEFLIGYWERDKDIIAVTHFADLMPEVLCIDEAHDKMREDLIKKRIKNKTEKYYDTEHTANLEEDIAQVKTLMRKRAEDEILKRVNAIRFYLQDPGREKYISHEKIFQTYIEIN, from the coding sequence ATGGCCAAACGACATACAAAGGAAAAAAAATATATTGCCCTGCCCGAAGAGGCCATCCATAAAATTGAATCCATGGTGGAGACCTGGACCTACGACACCAAAGCCTTTGTCAGGTCCAGACTCAACCAGTACAGACCGCCCAACCCCTTAACCTCTTTGCTGAAAACGCTTTTCTTTTTAATTTTTTTCATGAAAAGAAAAAAAAAGCGAATGAACGTCCTCAACAACCCCCAAATCCTAATAGACTGGAAAAAACGATTTTTATATTCAGGAGAAACCAATCCAGCCGCCTCCTGGAATAAAATCATTGACAAAGAACTGACAAAAGCTGAATACCACTACCTTATCGCGGTTCTGGACAGAGAACTGACCGACCTTCATGTCCCGATGGAATTAGAAAAGATCTTTGAAAAAATCTATAGGGTTCATATCAGAAAGGAACACTTAGAAGACCCCGATGTTCCCAAAGCACCTATCATGCTCATTGAAGGGACGTCGGGTTCGGGGAAAAGCGCGACAGCCAGAGAAGCCCTTGAAAAAGTGGTTTTTAGAAACGAGGTAATTCCCACGGTGGACTGGCGAAAAAAGCGGGACGAGATTTTAGGAAAATACGGCCTGTTTACCCAGCTTGAGGACGTGGACCCTGAGTTTGCCATGCAGATTGCAAAAAAGAAGAAAACCGACTTTTACCTGCGTCTGGCAAAACTCCCCGTTCTCAAACAAATTTTCAGAAAACGGATCATGCATAACCTGACGGATTTTGAAGACTTAGGTATTGTCGTGGACATGTCCGTTATTACGCCCAATGATTACCAGACCGCCCTGTCAGGAGAACCGGGCAACTATTTCAAGCGGGCCATGGGGCACCCGAAGGTCACGTCAATACGGCACATTGAAGAGGCCCATTCGGCCTTTGGAAAATCGGGGTCCGAATCCGGAAGCGGAGGCGGCGGCGCAGAAAAGCAGCAAAGAACCCTGATTGACACCTCTAACATCGTCCTGGATGAAATCATCGACGGAAGACGGGACTGCTTCATTATTGCCACCACTGACCAGTCCCACCGGTTTGATTCAGCCATTTACCGCAGATTTATTGAAAAAGGCGTGATCATCGACATTTCAAAATACTGGATGAACCGGGAAAACCTAAAAAAAATCATCACCCTTGAGATCCGGCGCTACCAGATTCCAACCAAATTCAATCCGGAATCAGAACAACTGGATGATGCCGCAGATAAAATATATGCCATTTTCAGGGAGAGAAGTCTGAAAATCACCCCGGCCTACGTTAGAAAACTCATTGAATCGATCACCTCTATCCAGGGGGATTTTATCCTGGAATTTTTAGATGATGCCGTTTTGATCCGAAAGGCCTTCCAGCTGGTGGCCAAAAACGTGTATGGAGAACTTTACGACAAGGTTGTTGACAAGATGGACCGGAATCTGAACTGGGAAAAGTATGTGGGCGATATCAAGGATAAATTCTCTGAGATGGCCAACAACTGTTTTCATTACGGGGTCAGCGAAGACAAGGGCGTGGTCCTCACAGGCCCGCCGGGATCGGGCAAAACCTATCTGGTCAGAACCTGGCTCTCATCCAACCGCAAGGTCCATGATATTGCCACAAGCCCCTCGGCGCTTCAGGACCCCTCAAGCCCTGTGCACGGCGCCGTATCCAACCTTGAAAAAGTGTACGATATTGCAAAAATGATCGCCCCCACGGTGATATTTTTTGACGAGGGAGATGCGCTTGCCCCAAGACGAAGCGGTACCGGCGGTCACCCTTCGGATGCCCTGACCAACAAATTTCTAAATATCATTGACGGTGAAATCCCTCTAAATAAGGTATTTACCGTTTTAACCACCAACCGTCTGGATATCCTGGACCCTGCTTTGATCCGGTCTAAAAGACTGAAAACCCTTGATATATCAGGACACATGCGGCAAAAGGATGTGTTTGAAATCATCAAAAAGCAGTTTGAAAATGTTCCCCACCCACGCAAATTCGGGGTGGAAAAAATCATAGAGACAGCCCAGGGGATTTGCAATACCCCGGCAGACTACACATCGTTTACGGAAAAAGCCATTGCCCTTTGCACCACCGAATTCAAAGTTTTGCTCAAACTTCGGGATCTTAAATCTTCTACCCAGGATGAAAAATATAACTTTGTCAAACTTAATTTTAAAACCGTTATAGGCATTCTTGATGCCCTTAAAGCCCCACCCCTGATCAAATCCAAAATCAAAACCGACCTGAAAAATTTTGTGGAGCATTACGACAAGATCCTGGAAAATGTGGATCATATTACACGGGAAGAGGAGTACCCCATTGTTGTGACCCACCTGGAATCCGCCAGAAGGGAAATTTCCCAAAGCCCGGTGCGCAAAGGCACCATCCAGCTCAACGAATTTTTAGAGACCGAGCTGAGCCAGGAACCCCAGGTCGGTTTTATTATCGGCGTAGGCGCCAATGACATGACCGGCATGCTGCTGCCCATTGCCACAAGTCTGACCGGCAGAGTTGAAAACACACCGATCATTGTAACCGGGGCTGTTGCCACGCCTTCGGCCGAGACCTCCCAGCTGGATATGGCCGTAAAAATGACCAATCAGTCGGCCCAGGAAGCCTTGACCATGGTGAAAAACTATATCCAGGGCCTGAGCCCGGATATCAGTATCCCCTGGCTGTTCGGGGATTTCCTCCAGCGGTATTCCATCCACCATCAGCTCTTATCTGCATCCTACAACGTCGGCGGCCCCTCCGCAGGGTATGCCCTGGCCCTGAACACCCTGTCGGTCCTGCTTCAGATTCCCCTTTGCATTGACTTTGGCATCACCGGCGCCCCTTGGACCAAAGGGGTCAAAAAGGACCAGATCGGCGGTTCGGTGATCATCGGCGGGCACCGGAAAAAAACAGAAAAAGTGCTACTCTATCTTCGGCGGATGTACATGCCGTTGCAGAACTACCAGGATCTTGAGCCTGAATTTCTTATCGGCTACTGGGAGCGTGACAAGGATATTATTGCCGTAACCCATTTTGCCGACCTCATGCCCGAGGTGCTTTGCATAGATGAGGCCCACGATAAAATGCGCGAAGACCTAATTAAAAAGAGAATAAAGAATAAAACGGAAAAATATTATGACACTGAGCATACGGCGAATCTGGAAGAAGACATTGCCCAGGTCAAAACATTGATGAGAAAAAGAGCCGAAGATGAAATTCTCAAACGGGTCAACGCCATCAGGTTCTATCTCCAGGACCCTGGCCGGGAAAAATATATTTCCCATGAAAAGATATTTCAAACCTACATTGAGATAAATTGA
- a CDS encoding SPFH domain-containing protein, giving the protein MKEQQSQVFLQRARFFTMIRRLAFLLVSLTLIYSLAAVVYSTQVIYKVKFNYAVILEQFGGEREAVTDVGWHFRLPFFTRLEKEVPLMNQNMYIGGATEPIKIISRENVALWTSALMTFRIKNLKTWGIENLSPETLLQGDYDGIAKDILQGKEVNKLISDRESIKEEIFHALKNRPINKNGPTLEGKYGIEVVSFVLNETRFGDKLVKATEEKKRRQLIAEADNYAADQEAQRIKKLYTAYLEGIKSLHLALGGREGQEVNPNLFEFLTQQKWATAYEKNESNQKTFVLHDGGKSPGITLPFPADSTDSD; this is encoded by the coding sequence ATGAAAGAGCAGCAATCCCAAGTTTTTTTGCAACGTGCCCGATTTTTCACCATGATAAGAAGACTCGCATTTTTACTGGTCAGCCTTACCTTGATTTACTCTTTGGCCGCTGTGGTCTATTCCACCCAGGTGATTTACAAGGTTAAGTTCAACTATGCTGTTATCCTTGAGCAATTTGGCGGAGAAAGAGAGGCCGTCACCGATGTGGGCTGGCATTTCAGGCTTCCTTTCTTTACCCGGCTGGAAAAAGAGGTCCCCTTGATGAACCAGAACATGTACATCGGCGGTGCCACTGAACCCATTAAAATTATTTCCCGGGAAAATGTGGCTCTGTGGACATCTGCCCTGATGACGTTCCGGATAAAAAATTTGAAAACCTGGGGTATTGAAAATCTGTCTCCTGAGACCCTGCTTCAAGGAGATTACGACGGTATTGCCAAAGATATTCTGCAGGGCAAAGAGGTCAACAAATTGATCTCGGACAGAGAGAGCATCAAAGAAGAGATTTTCCATGCATTGAAAAACCGCCCCATCAATAAAAACGGCCCCACCCTTGAAGGGAAATACGGCATTGAAGTGGTCAGTTTTGTGCTCAACGAAACAAGATTCGGCGACAAACTGGTGAAGGCCACGGAAGAGAAAAAGCGGCGCCAGCTCATCGCAGAAGCCGACAACTATGCCGCCGACCAGGAAGCCCAGAGAATTAAAAAACTTTATACAGCCTACCTTGAGGGCATAAAGTCTTTGCATCTTGCGTTGGGCGGCCGGGAAGGCCAAGAGGTTAACCCAAACCTGTTTGAATTCCTTACCCAGCAAAAATGGGCCACCGCCTATGAAAAAAACGAATCAAACCAGAAAACCTTTGTGCTCCACGACGGTGGGAAATCACCCGGCATCACCCTGCCCTTCCCGGCAGACAGCACAGATTCGGATTAG
- a CDS encoding response regulator codes for MEKMKLLLVDDETRYLETTSKLIERKGYDVWTAPSGEEALKILAAHNIHVVVLDVKMPGMDGNETLKHIKDLYPLTEVIMLTGHATVDSAIDGLKSGAWDYLMKPADIEDIIEKAELAFQKRMNQEEKIRSAQAKQYLKSPREILKEGNE; via the coding sequence ATGGAAAAGATGAAACTGTTATTGGTAGATGATGAAACCCGCTACCTTGAGACCACCAGCAAACTCATTGAAAGAAAGGGTTACGACGTATGGACAGCCCCAAGCGGAGAAGAAGCCCTTAAAATCCTGGCGGCCCACAATATCCATGTGGTGGTTCTGGATGTGAAGATGCCCGGGATGGACGGCAATGAGACCTTGAAACACATCAAAGATTTATACCCATTAACTGAAGTAATCATGCTCACCGGCCATGCCACGGTGGACTCAGCCATAGACGGACTGAAATCAGGTGCCTGGGACTATCTAATGAAGCCTGCAGATATTGAAGATATCATTGAAAAAGCAGAGCTGGCGTTCCAGAAACGTATGAATCAGGAAGAAAAAATTCGTTCTGCCCAGGCCAAACAATATCTGAAATCCCCCCGAGAAATTCTCAAAGAAGGGAACGAGTAA